The following coding sequences lie in one Musa acuminata AAA Group cultivar baxijiao chromosome BXJ1-8, Cavendish_Baxijiao_AAA, whole genome shotgun sequence genomic window:
- the LOC135588432 gene encoding probable protein phosphatase 2C 52 isoform X4, which translates to MPVYLCYDDGKLNCGYSSFRGKRVNMEDFFDVKSAKIDGQTIYFFGIFDGHGGSRAAEYLKEHLFDNLMKHPKFLTDIKLAINESYQRTDSDFLDAENNTSRDDGSTASTAILVGKHLYVANVGDSRAVISKAGKAIPLSDDHKPNRIDERKRIENAGGFVMWTDFGWKNTTLNCLWESWSCKLLLSDLGTWRVGGVLAMSRAFGNRLLKRFVVAEPDIQERVVDHELEFLILASDGLWDVVKNEDAVSLVRLEEDPKAAARKLTEVAFSRGSADNITCIVVRFLNNKEGVDPPPACVYD; encoded by the exons ATGCCAGTATATTTATGCTA TGATGATGGGAAATTAAATTGTGGATATTCAAGCTTCAGGGGAAAGAGAGTAAACATGGAGGATTTCTTTGATGTAAAATCAGCTAAAATTGATGGCCAAACAATTTATTTCTTTGGAATATTTGATG GTCATGGAGGCTCACGTGCTGCTGAATATCTGAAGGAGCACTTATTTGACAACCTTATGAAGCATCCAAAGTTCTTGACAGACATAAAACTTGCAATAA ATGAATCATATCAGAGAACTGATTCAGATTTCTTAGATGCTGAAAACAATACTTCCAGAGATGATGGTTCTACAGCTTCGACAGCAATCTTGGTTGGCAAACACTTGTATGTAGCAAATGTTGGAGATTCACGTGCTGTTATATCGAAAGCAGGAAAAG CAATTCCGCTTTCTGATGACCACAAACCAAATCGAATTGATGAGAGAAAAAGAATTGAGAATGCTGGAGGATTTGTCATGTGGACTG ACTTTGGATGGAAAAATACAACTCTGAATTGCTTATGGGAATCCTGGTCCTGCAAGTTGCTTCTTTCTGATCTAG GTACTTGGAGGGTGGGTGGTGTATTGGCAATGTCACGAGCATTTGGTAATCGCCTTCTCAAGCGATTTGTTGTGGCAGAGCCCGACATTCAG GAACGAGTGGTTGATCACGAATTGGAGTTCCTGATTTTGGCAAGTGATGGGTTATGGGATGTTGTTAAGAATGAG GATGCCGTTTCACTCGTGAGATTGGAAGAGGATCCCAAGGCCGCAGCGAGGAAGTTGACAGAGGTTGCATTCTCTCGTGGAAGTGCAGACAATATAACGTGCATAGTAGTGAGATTCCTCAACAACAAAGAAGGTGTAGACCCTCCTCCAGCCTGTGTTtatgattga
- the LOC135588432 gene encoding probable protein phosphatase 2C 52 isoform X3 codes for MHTSHTIETEPKTSHVLSSEIRKGGMQDRSSDDGKLNCGYSSFRGKRVNMEDFFDVKSAKIDGQTIYFFGIFDGHGGSRAAEYLKEHLFDNLMKHPKFLTDIKLAINESYQRTDSDFLDAENNTSRDDGSTASTAILVGKHLYVANVGDSRAVISKAGKAIPLSDDHKPNRIDERKRIENAGGFVMWTDFGWKNTTLNCLWESWSCKLLLSDLGTWRVGGVLAMSRAFGNRLLKRFVVAEPDIQERVVDHELEFLILASDGLWDVVKNEDAVSLVRLEEDPKAAARKLTEVAFSRGSADNITCIVVRFLNNKEGVDPPPACVYD; via the exons ATGCACACTTCACACACGATAGAGACTGAACCCAAGacctctcatgttttatcatctgAGATAAGGAAAGGTGGCATGCAGGATCGATCTAG TGATGATGGGAAATTAAATTGTGGATATTCAAGCTTCAGGGGAAAGAGAGTAAACATGGAGGATTTCTTTGATGTAAAATCAGCTAAAATTGATGGCCAAACAATTTATTTCTTTGGAATATTTGATG GTCATGGAGGCTCACGTGCTGCTGAATATCTGAAGGAGCACTTATTTGACAACCTTATGAAGCATCCAAAGTTCTTGACAGACATAAAACTTGCAATAA ATGAATCATATCAGAGAACTGATTCAGATTTCTTAGATGCTGAAAACAATACTTCCAGAGATGATGGTTCTACAGCTTCGACAGCAATCTTGGTTGGCAAACACTTGTATGTAGCAAATGTTGGAGATTCACGTGCTGTTATATCGAAAGCAGGAAAAG CAATTCCGCTTTCTGATGACCACAAACCAAATCGAATTGATGAGAGAAAAAGAATTGAGAATGCTGGAGGATTTGTCATGTGGACTG ACTTTGGATGGAAAAATACAACTCTGAATTGCTTATGGGAATCCTGGTCCTGCAAGTTGCTTCTTTCTGATCTAG GTACTTGGAGGGTGGGTGGTGTATTGGCAATGTCACGAGCATTTGGTAATCGCCTTCTCAAGCGATTTGTTGTGGCAGAGCCCGACATTCAG GAACGAGTGGTTGATCACGAATTGGAGTTCCTGATTTTGGCAAGTGATGGGTTATGGGATGTTGTTAAGAATGAG GATGCCGTTTCACTCGTGAGATTGGAAGAGGATCCCAAGGCCGCAGCGAGGAAGTTGACAGAGGTTGCATTCTCTCGTGGAAGTGCAGACAATATAACGTGCATAGTAGTGAGATTCCTCAACAACAAAGAAGGTGTAGACCCTCCTCCAGCCTGTGTTtatgattga
- the LOC135588432 gene encoding probable protein phosphatase 2C 7 isoform X1, with product MVCCWHEGNRAENSVHSTSDGEGQVKSLKRGKDNKLGVKCPSKHRRVEAVAGMMVDSGRAVNPRAASHLLPEKDEVGDGGYATGAWRSDDGKLNCGYSSFRGKRVNMEDFFDVKSAKIDGQTIYFFGIFDGHGGSRAAEYLKEHLFDNLMKHPKFLTDIKLAINESYQRTDSDFLDAENNTSRDDGSTASTAILVGKHLYVANVGDSRAVISKAGKAIPLSDDHKPNRIDERKRIENAGGFVMWTDFGWKNTTLNCLWESWSCKLLLSDLGTWRVGGVLAMSRAFGNRLLKRFVVAEPDIQERVVDHELEFLILASDGLWDVVKNEDAVSLVRLEEDPKAAARKLTEVAFSRGSADNITCIVVRFLNNKEGVDPPPACVYD from the exons ATGGTATGCTGCTGGCATGAGGGAAATCGCGCAGAGAATTCGGTGCATTCCACTTCCGATGGAGAGGGGCAGGTCAAAAGCTTGAAGCGCGGCAAGGATAACAAACTCGGGGTGAAGTGTCCTTCGAAGCACCGGAGAGTCGAGGCGGTGGCAGGTATGATGGTTGATTCAGGTCGTGCCGTCAATCCCCGAGCTGCTTCTCATCTGTTGCCCGAGAAGGACGAGGTGGGCGATGGGGGTTATGCCACTGGAGCATGGAGAAG TGATGATGGGAAATTAAATTGTGGATATTCAAGCTTCAGGGGAAAGAGAGTAAACATGGAGGATTTCTTTGATGTAAAATCAGCTAAAATTGATGGCCAAACAATTTATTTCTTTGGAATATTTGATG GTCATGGAGGCTCACGTGCTGCTGAATATCTGAAGGAGCACTTATTTGACAACCTTATGAAGCATCCAAAGTTCTTGACAGACATAAAACTTGCAATAA ATGAATCATATCAGAGAACTGATTCAGATTTCTTAGATGCTGAAAACAATACTTCCAGAGATGATGGTTCTACAGCTTCGACAGCAATCTTGGTTGGCAAACACTTGTATGTAGCAAATGTTGGAGATTCACGTGCTGTTATATCGAAAGCAGGAAAAG CAATTCCGCTTTCTGATGACCACAAACCAAATCGAATTGATGAGAGAAAAAGAATTGAGAATGCTGGAGGATTTGTCATGTGGACTG ACTTTGGATGGAAAAATACAACTCTGAATTGCTTATGGGAATCCTGGTCCTGCAAGTTGCTTCTTTCTGATCTAG GTACTTGGAGGGTGGGTGGTGTATTGGCAATGTCACGAGCATTTGGTAATCGCCTTCTCAAGCGATTTGTTGTGGCAGAGCCCGACATTCAG GAACGAGTGGTTGATCACGAATTGGAGTTCCTGATTTTGGCAAGTGATGGGTTATGGGATGTTGTTAAGAATGAG GATGCCGTTTCACTCGTGAGATTGGAAGAGGATCCCAAGGCCGCAGCGAGGAAGTTGACAGAGGTTGCATTCTCTCGTGGAAGTGCAGACAATATAACGTGCATAGTAGTGAGATTCCTCAACAACAAAGAAGGTGTAGACCCTCCTCCAGCCTGTGTTtatgattga
- the LOC135588432 gene encoding probable protein phosphatase 2C 7 isoform X2: MVCCWHEGNRAENSVHSTSDGEGQVKSLKRGKDNKLGVKCPSKHRRVEAVAGMMVDSGRAVNPRAASHLLPEKDEVGDGGYATGAWRSDDGKLNCGYSSFRGKRVNMEDFFDVKSAKIDGQTIYFFGIFDGHGGSRAAEYLKEHLFDNLMKHPKFLTDIKLAINESYQRTDSDFLDAENNTSRDDGSTASTAILVGKHLYVANVGDSRAVISKAGKAIPLSDDHKPNRIDERKRIENAGGFVMWTGTWRVGGVLAMSRAFGNRLLKRFVVAEPDIQERVVDHELEFLILASDGLWDVVKNEDAVSLVRLEEDPKAAARKLTEVAFSRGSADNITCIVVRFLNNKEGVDPPPACVYD, from the exons ATGGTATGCTGCTGGCATGAGGGAAATCGCGCAGAGAATTCGGTGCATTCCACTTCCGATGGAGAGGGGCAGGTCAAAAGCTTGAAGCGCGGCAAGGATAACAAACTCGGGGTGAAGTGTCCTTCGAAGCACCGGAGAGTCGAGGCGGTGGCAGGTATGATGGTTGATTCAGGTCGTGCCGTCAATCCCCGAGCTGCTTCTCATCTGTTGCCCGAGAAGGACGAGGTGGGCGATGGGGGTTATGCCACTGGAGCATGGAGAAG TGATGATGGGAAATTAAATTGTGGATATTCAAGCTTCAGGGGAAAGAGAGTAAACATGGAGGATTTCTTTGATGTAAAATCAGCTAAAATTGATGGCCAAACAATTTATTTCTTTGGAATATTTGATG GTCATGGAGGCTCACGTGCTGCTGAATATCTGAAGGAGCACTTATTTGACAACCTTATGAAGCATCCAAAGTTCTTGACAGACATAAAACTTGCAATAA ATGAATCATATCAGAGAACTGATTCAGATTTCTTAGATGCTGAAAACAATACTTCCAGAGATGATGGTTCTACAGCTTCGACAGCAATCTTGGTTGGCAAACACTTGTATGTAGCAAATGTTGGAGATTCACGTGCTGTTATATCGAAAGCAGGAAAAG CAATTCCGCTTTCTGATGACCACAAACCAAATCGAATTGATGAGAGAAAAAGAATTGAGAATGCTGGAGGATTTGTCATGTGGACTG GTACTTGGAGGGTGGGTGGTGTATTGGCAATGTCACGAGCATTTGGTAATCGCCTTCTCAAGCGATTTGTTGTGGCAGAGCCCGACATTCAG GAACGAGTGGTTGATCACGAATTGGAGTTCCTGATTTTGGCAAGTGATGGGTTATGGGATGTTGTTAAGAATGAG GATGCCGTTTCACTCGTGAGATTGGAAGAGGATCCCAAGGCCGCAGCGAGGAAGTTGACAGAGGTTGCATTCTCTCGTGGAAGTGCAGACAATATAACGTGCATAGTAGTGAGATTCCTCAACAACAAAGAAGGTGTAGACCCTCCTCCAGCCTGTGTTtatgattga
- the LOC103996065 gene encoding large ribosomal subunit protein eL33w: MVKGRQGQRVRLYVRGTILGYKRSKSNQYENTSLVQIEGVNTKEEVAWYCGKRMAYIYKAKTKNKGTQYRCIWGKVARPHGNSGVVRAKFKSNLPPKSMGGRVRVFMYPSNI, translated from the exons ATGGTGAAGGGCCGACAAGGCCAGCGCGTCAG GTTGTATGTCCGCGGCACGATACTCGGATACAAGAG GTCGAAGTCGAACCAGTACGAGAACACCTCGCTGGTCCAGATCGAGGGGGTGAACACGAAGGAGGAGGTCGCGTGGTACTGTGGCAAGAGAATGGCGTACATCTACAAGGCCAAGACGAAGAACAAGGGGACCCAGTACCGGTGCATCTGGGGTAAGGTTGCTCGCCCTCACGGCAACAGCGGCGTCGTCCGCGCGAAGTTCAAGTCCAATCTCCCGCCAAAATCCATG GGTGGACGGGTCAGGGTTTTCATGTATCCGAGCAACATATGA